One stretch of Passer domesticus isolate bPasDom1 chromosome 2, bPasDom1.hap1, whole genome shotgun sequence DNA includes these proteins:
- the MXRA5 gene encoding matrix-remodeling-associated protein 5 isoform X3, producing MTDEHGNIVHLNCEIKKPTGSTKIQWNQIQTQEIDINATIALDFECPMNRENYEKLWKLIAYYSEVPVKLERELMLTKEPKISYQYRQGSDYDALYYTGVKAQILAKPSWVMQPLINIQLNRRQSTGKKVVLSFFTVFSQTIHTKTTRQQRHWVMIEQNQSTRTAQSVVEGSECQLSCSVKASESPSIQWLFPDGTKLQAPFNEKDSRFSILSSGQLIIKTVSYTDGGVYHCIAQVRDDVDVMAYRLVVQPAAVQVADSDVVRVEKNVGDPIALPCNAIAIPDPQLSWILPNSQVLSDLSNSSKGYMLPNGTLLIPRSHVTDSGHYRCVAVNQLGSDQIVVRVTVNKMVSDRSFKRIKLKKRPGSKGLSKTRGRVIDDEEGSGAGGVEEFPRRKSRLKDWEIPFKQKSDQVPEAQIKKGKKGRRKMKLWKSTDGTQDSNVAEGRRVFESRRRINVASKQINPQHWADILAKVRGKNYPRTTATTISVTTSLPSVMQETTPASYPLASPPSSKTEADVVDSSADASPVGEEEQFSVTVSQNTEVFSVQPVLIRSETEPFSSHRASETPASLDTVEIALSGPYLTPVSATPEPQGEHHLDVRTDDSVALTEEPLAKEIVTNFADVQSSLFTVENVDKTISSISEENSAFAELPLDATLLAESQTVDHHSTLEKSLKFNELGLISVDTVTSAPSQFDEIIPTDSVGTTTVPSSTFPFLREKSNDSRYQRQKIATSHTKMADFSNSFLAVTPIMVRSEEAETQRNTVTQESVPSSYVDNSQTEEHRNLAVPKQSPIFILHSANAPHKTSEGLETASSMSRMTTVATTTTPYRKTMPSRITQHGRKRPYGRRRRPNRIRQRPKPLPRVVLTTEAMPIITRTPEIEAVTKTSSATLRSPDLKNTKIQARKEEHMESTPSLIPDLGLTEKITKISDMITTFSFRPTASPPGAKPVTHPTSSETLELPVTEPITILSSYAVHDALPTKGSSVSLKPEQSEVPAYHSLDNVSVEKDTKADSKTVDQKAEQSRTTTSPAYRNSSILSTKPKSQEEPNLFDLEVVVNETTAGIFQLAYPTMSDLSIPVGTVKVFKDLSVSKEPRKSAISTETPAKAEPPQQYDIITLSSSFSTAETQTFPVRETKKSVTSQARTEPSSLDRKESILHVLYHSQPTEKLPTTSTAFIPFIKIVTLPPSISSTSHPSLHYTSKESNAFNQESFPGAKQVGAGGDKILMTSKQNIHPTTSSNQNRISIQSKEQQFNELYSSKSNNSLLLNPNLPHPPAGMIPSINQRLPVVPPKHIPVRGTMKLPVTQGPLRYFITHQPLHYTNKPEITAYAAHTIQDRKTSASQRETTTPTQASPFHKTNPLTESKFSNQGQNRYNLNSRFFGNNHLPDNRGTAGRIPSQGIPYYPSSRIPFLFNRTRIFPHLYIHPKPDVPSQQVPKDTNEKKVAQVLPTGITVQKATAIPVPPMPHATTTTSPRVILKITPPAFLSQRTKPQITTTVHPFKNVHYHHQKIPSVPYMGGIMPHNSTVIQSSTNFRVHGERPKIITKVSQTISILAEMDAFMPCDAVGEPKPFITWTKVSTGALMTADSKLQRFEVWKNGTLLIRNAQLQDRGQYLCTAQNLHGEDKMIVVLTVVAYQPKILLSRYRDVTVYFGETIAMECQASGSPSPLISWIFPDRKILQAVTTTESRIMLHENRTLSIKQATFSDRGVYKCVASNAAGADSIAVRLHIAALPPIIQQEKQENISLPLGSSINIHCTAKAAPAPTIRWVVFDGTQIRPSQFVNGNLFVFPNGTLYIRNVSPKDSGTYECIAANMVGAARRTVQLHVKKHASNAKITGSSPQRTDVTYGGILHLDCSASGDPWPRILWRLPSKRMIDSLHSTLETRIKVFSNGTLVVHSVTDKDAGDYLCVARNKIGDDYVVLKVNVMMKPAKIEHKNENNHKVKYGGDLKVDCVATGLPNPEISWGLPDGSMINTFMQSDDSGSRTKRYVVFDNGTLYFNDVGLREEGDYTCYAENQIGKDEMKVRVKVVAEPATIRNKTYITINVPYGDVVTVACEAKGEPTPKVTWLSPTNRPIPALSDKYQIYRDGTLLIQKAQRSDSGNYTCVARNSAGEDRKIVWIHVDVQPPRINGHLSAITSVRETAIRDSRKLIDCRAEGIPAPRVLWAFPEGVILPAPYYGNRITVHRNGTLDIRGVRQTDAVQLVCIGRNEGGEARLLVQLLITDHLEKPSFRDPVSERITAIAGHSINLNCSVQGNPKPSTSWILPNGSEVLSGSRLHRFYHKRDGILHISSLSAGDAGTYRCTARNQGGYVERVVFLKVGLRPEISNQYNNLVSIINGETLQLHCITQANHRAQISWTLPNGMVMDAPQAVGRFSLMENGSLTVREASVFDRGTYLCKVSTEYGTSVMTVPVIVIAYPPRITSEPAPVIYARPGNSVKLNCMAIGIPKAEITWELPDKSHLTTGAQSRLYGNKFLHPQGSLVIQQSTQRDSGFYKCTAKNILGSDSKTTYIHIF from the exons ATGACCGATGAGCATGGCAATATAGTCCACCTGAACTGTGAAATCAAGAAACCGACAGGTTCTACCAAAATTCAGTGGAATCAAATCCAGACTCAGGAGATAGATATAAATGCCACAATTGCACTGGATTTTGAATGTCCAATGAATCGAGAAAACTATGAAAAACTATGGAAGCTTATAGCTTACTACAGTGAAGTACCTGTTAAATTAGAGAGGGAACTTATGCTCACAAAAGAGCCTAAAATAAGCTATCAGTACAGGCAAGGCTCAGATTATGATGCTCTTTACTACACAGGTGTAAAAGCTCAAATACTGGCCAAGCCTTCCTGGGTGATGCAGCCTCTTATAAATATCCAATTAAACAGGCGCCAGAGTACAGGGAAAAAAGTGGTGCTATctttttttactgtgttttcTCAGACAATTCATACCAAAACcaccaggcagcagagacactGGGTAATGATAGAGCAAAACCAGAGCACAAGGACAGCACAGAGTGTGGTGGAAGGGTCAGAGTGTCAGCTGAGCTGCAGTGTGAAAGCTTCTGAGAGCCCCTCCATTCAGTGGCTTTTCCCAGATGGAACTAAACTGCAGGCACCTTTTAATGAGAAAGATAGTAGGTTTTCCATTCTCAGTAGTGGCCAACTAATAATCAAAACAGTGAGTTACACTGATGGAGGTGTGTACCACTGCATTGCCCAAGTGAGAGATGATGTGGATGTAATGGCTTACAGACTTGTTGTGCAGCCTGCAGCTGTTCAGGTAGCTGATTCAGATGTAGTGAGGGTTGAAAAAAATGTTGGAGATCCAATAGCTTTGCCATGCAATGCAATTGCCATCCCAGACCCACAGTTGAGCTGGATTCTTCCAAACAGTCAGGTACTCAGTGATTTATCAAACTCTTCAAAAGGCTATATGCTGCCCAATGGTACTTTGCTTATTCCAAGGAGCCATGTCACTGATAGTGGCCATTACAGATGCGTGGCTGTCAATCAGCTGGGATCAGATCAGATTGTTGTAAGGGTCACAGTAAATAAAATGGTGTCTGACAGGTCATTTAAACGAATCAAACTAAAGAAGCGCCCTGGCTCAAAAGGTTTGTCAAAGACAAGAGGGCGGGTCATAGATGATGAAGAGGgatcaggagcaggaggggtgGAGGAGTTCCCACGAAGAAAGAGCCGCCTAAAAGACTGGGAAATaccttttaaacaaaaaagtgaCCAAGTGCCAGAGGCTCAAATTAAAAAGGGGAAGAAGGgcagaaggaaaatgaaactCTGGAAAAGTACTGATGGAACCCAAGACAGCAATGTTGCAGAAGGCCGGAGAGTATTTGAATCTCGAAGGAGAATTAATGTGGCAAGCAAACAGATTAATCCACAGCATTGGGCTGACATTTTGGCAAAGGTCCGTGGGAAGAATTATCCTAGAACGACAGCTACAACTATATCTGTAACAACTTCACTGCCATCAGTCATGCAGGAAACGACTCCTGCCTCTTATCCCTTAGCCAGCCCTCCGTCCTCAAAGACAGAAGCTGATGTGGTGGATTCCTCTGCTGATGCATCACCTGTGGGTGAAGAGGAGCAATTCTCGGTCACTGTTTCACAGAACACAGAAGTGTTTTCAGTCCAGCCTGTATTAATAAGGTCAGAAACAGAACCATTCTCCAGCCACAGGGCTTCAGAAACACCTGCGAGTTTGGACACTGTAGAAATTGCCTTGTCAGGTCCATATTTGACTCCTGTCTCTGCAACTCCAGAACCGCAAGGGGAGCATCATCTTGATGTCAGGACAGATGATTCAGTTGCCCTTACTGAAGAACCTCTGGCCAAAGAAATTGTGACAAACTTTGCTGATGTTCAGAGCAGTTTATTCACAGTGGAAAACGTAGATAAAACTATATCTTCTATATCTgaagaaaattctgcttttgctgAGCTACCACTTGATGCTACTCTCCTTGCTGAGTCTCAGACTGTGGATCATCATAGCACCTTGGAGAAAAGCTTGAAGTTTAATGAACTGGGCCTAATTAGTGTTGACACCGTAACTTCGGCACCTTCTCAGTTTGATGAGATCATCCCGACAGATTCTGTAGGCACTACTACTGTTCCTTCATCTACTTTTCCATTTCTTAGAGAAAAGAGCAATGATTCAAGATACCAGCGCCAAAAGATAGCCACAAGTCATACAAAAATGGCAGACTTCAGCAACAGTTTTCTAGCTGTCACCCCCATCATGGTTCGGAGTGAAGAAGCTGAAACCCAGAGGAATACAGTGACTCAAGAAAGTGTACCCAGCAGTTATGTAGACAATTCTCAGACAGAGGAACATAGAAACCTGGCTGTTCCAAAACAAAGTCCCATATTCATTTTGCATAGTGCTAATGCTCCTCATAAAACATCAGAGGGTTTAGAAACAGCTTCTTCCATGAGTAGAATGACCACTGTGGCCACCACAACAACTCCATATAGAAAGACCATGCCTTCACGTATTACTCAGCATGGTAGAAAAAGGCCTTATGGGAGAAGGAGAAGACCAAATAGAATCCGACAAAGACCAAAGCCTTTGCCCCGTGTTGTTTTAACCACAGAGGCAATGCCTATAATTACAAGGACACCTGAAATTGAAGCTGTTACCAAAACTTCTTCTGCAACTCTTCGAAGTCCTGATcttaaaaacaccaaaatacAGGCTAGGAAAGAGGAACATATGGAATCCACTCCTTCCTTAATTCCTGATTTGGGTCTCacagaaaaaattacaaaaatcagCGACATGATTACAACTTTCTCTTTTAGGCCTACTGCTTCTCCACCTGGAGCCAAACCTGTGACACACCCTACTAGCTCTGAAACCCTGGAACTTCCAGTGACTGAACCCATCACAATTTTATCATCATATGCTGTACATGATGCACTTCCCACGAAAGGGTCAAGTGTATCTCTGAAACCAGAGCAAAGTGAAGTGCCAGCATACCACTCATTAGACAAtgtttctgtggagaaggacACAAAAGCAGATTCTAAAACTGTGGATCAGAAGGCAGAACAATCAAGAACCACCACTTCTCCTGCATATAGGAACAGCTCAATACtatcaacaaaaccaaaatctcAAGAAGAGCCTAACCTATTTGACTTAGAAGTTGTGGTTAATGAAACAACTGCTGGAATATTTCAGTTGGCATATCCCACTATGAGTGACTTAAGTATTCCTGTTGGCACAGTTAAAGTTTTTAAAGACCTCTCCGTTTCGAAGGAGCCAAGGAAGTCTGCAATATCTACAGAAACACCAGCAAAAGCTGAGCCACCTCAGCAGTATGACATAATTACTTTATCCTCCTctttcagcactgcagaaacTCAGACTTTTCCAGTTAGAGAGACAAAGAAATCTGTTACTTCCCAGGCTAGGACAGAGCCATCTTCCTTGGACAGAAAGGAATCTATATTACATGTGCTTTATCATTCGCAGCCAACTGAAAAGCTTCCTACTACATCCACTGCTTTTATTCCATTTATAAAAATTGTCACTCTTCCCCCTTCCATTTCAAGCACTTCACATCCCTCTCTTCATTATACCTCCAAGGAGAGTAATGCCTTTAATCAAGAAAGTTTCCCAGGAGCAAAACAAGTTGGAGCAGGTGGTGACAAAATATTGATGACCTCAAAGCAGAATATTCACCCTACTACTTCCTCTAACCAGAACAGGATTAGCATACAGTCCAAAGAGCAGCAATTCAATGAGTTGTATAGCAGCAAGTCAAACAACAGTTTACTGCTAAATCCAAATCTTCCCCATCCACCTGCTGGAATGATACCAAGCATAAACCAAAGACTACCTGTTGTGCCTCCAAAGCACATTCCAGTAAGAGGCACAATGAAACTTCCCGTAACACAGGGCCCACTTCGCTATTTTATAACACATCAGCCTCTTCACTACACAAACAAACCAGAGATAACAGCGTATGCAGCACATACTATCCAGGACAGAAAAACTTCTGCATCCCAAAGAGAAACAACTACCCCAACACAAGCCTCTCCATTTCACAAAACAAATCCATTAACCGAAAGCAAGTTCAGTAATCAGGGTCAGAACAGATACAATCTTAATTCAAGATTTTTTGGAAATAACCATCTTCCAGATaacagaggcacagctgggagaaTACCAAGTCAAGGGATCCCCTATTACCCCAGTTCCAGAATACCATTCCTTTTCAACAGAACAAGGATATTCCCTCACTTATATATACATCCTAAACCAGATGTTCCTAGTCAACAAGTGCCAAAAGACACAAATGAGAAGAAGGTTGCTCAGGTCTTACCTACTGGGATTACGGTGCAGAAAGCTACAGCAATTCCAGTGCCTCCAATGCCACATGCCACAACGACCACATCACCacgggtaattttaaagatcaCCCCTCCAGCCTTTCTCTCTCAGCGCACAAAACCACAAATAACCACTACAGTTCACCCTTTTAAAAATGTCCATTATCATCATCAAAAAATCCCATCTGTTCCTTACATGGGAGGCATTATGCCGCACAATTCGACTGTAATTCAGTCTTCCACTAATTTTAGGGTACACGGAGAAAGACCTAAAATTATCACAAAAGTGTCTCAGACCATATCCATCCTTGCTGAAATGGATGCTTTTATGCCTTGTGATGCAGTTGGGGAGCCCAAGCCTTTTATTACTTGGACAAAAGTCTCTACAG GAGCTCTAATGACAGCCGACAGCAAGTTACAAAGGTTTGAAGTCTGGAAAAATGGTACTCTCCTTATCCGAAATGCCCAGCTTCAGGATCGTGGGCAGTATTTATGCACAGCTCAGAACCTGCATGGCGAAGATAAAATGATTGTTGTGCTCACAGTTGTAGCCTACCAGCCCAAAATTTTACTTTCTCGCTATCGAGATGTCACGGTCTACTTTGGAGAGACCATAGCAATGGAGTGTCAGGCTAGTGGGTCTCCAAGCCCTTTAATTTCATGGATTTTCCCAGATAGGAAGATTTTGCAGGCGGTCACAACCACAGAAAGCAGGATAATGCTCCATGAAAATCGAACCTTGTCTATCAAGCAAGCAACTTTTTCAGACCGAGGAGTTTACAAATGTGTAGCAAGCAatgctgcaggagctgacagCATTGCAGTAAGGCTGCACATTGCAGCCTTACCCCCCATCATCCAGCAGGAAAAGCAAGAGAACATTTCCCTGCCCCTTGGTAGCAGTATTAACATCCACTGCACTGCCAAAGCAGCACCTGCTCCCACCATCCGCTGGGTGGTCTTTGATGGCACGCAAATCCGACCTTCTCAGTTTGTCAATGggaatttatttgtttttcctaaTGGAACTCTTTACATTCGCAATGTCTCCCCCAAGGACAGTGGGACCTATGAGTGCATTGCTGCTAACAtggtgggagctgccaggagaacagtACAACTCCATGTGAAGAAGCACGCATCTAATGCTAAGATCACTGGGAGCTCTCCTCAGAGAACAGATGTAACATACGGTGGCATCCTGCATTTGGACTGTAGTGCTTCTGGTGACCCTTGGCCTCGGATATTGTGGAGGTTGCCTTCCAAAAGGATGATTGATTCCCTTCACAG cACTTTGGAGACTAGAATCAAAGTATTCAGCAATGGGACTTTGGTTGTTCATTCAGTTACAGACAAAGATGCAGGAGACTACTTGTGTGTGGCCCGCAATAAGATAGGGGACGACTACGTGGTCCTCAAAGTGAACGTGATGATGAAACCAGCAAAAATAGAACATAAGAATGAGAATAATCACAAGGTCAAGTATGGAGGGGACCTGAAAGTTGATTGTGTAGCCACAGGTCTGCCAAACCCAGAGATCTCCTGGGGTCTTCCAGATGGCAGCATGATCAATACTTTCATGCAGTCGGATGACAGCGGCAGCCGGACGAAGCGATATGTGGTCTTTGATAATGGAACCCTGTATTTCAATGATGTTGGACTGAGAGAGGAAGGGGACTACACCTGCTATGCTGAAAACCAGATTGGGAAGGATGAAATGAAAGTGCGGGTCAAAGTGGTGGCAGAGCCTGCAACCATCAGGAACAAAACATATATCACTATTAATGTACCTTATGGCGATGTTGTCACAGTAGCATGCGAAGCCAAAGGAGAACCCACTCCCAAAGTGACCTGGCTTTCCCCAACCAACAGGCCTATTCCTGCCCTGTCTGACAAATACCAGATATACAGAGATGGCACCCTCCTCATCCAAAAGGCCCAAAGGTCTGACAGTGGTAACTATACTTGTGTAGCACGGAACAGTGCTGGAGAAGATCGGAAGATAGTTTGGATCCATGTTGACGTTCAGCCTCCCAGAATCAATGGTCATCTCAGTGCAATAACATCTGTGAGGGAGACAGCCATCAGAGACAGCCGGAAACTTATTGACTGCAGAGCTGAGGGCATCCCTGCTCCTCGCGTCCTATGGGCTTTTCCAGAAGGAGTAATCTTACCAGCTCCCTACTATGGGAACAGGATCACTGTGCATCGCAATGGTACGTTGGACATCAGAGGGGTGAGACAGACAGACGCCGTGCAGCTCGTGTGCATTGGGCGGAACGAAGGTGGGGAAGCCAGACTGCTTGTGCAGCTCCTCATCACAGACCATTTGGAGAAACCTTCCTTCAGAGACCCTGTCAGTGAAAGGATCACTGccattgctgggcacagcaTCAATCTGAACTGCTCAGTCCAGgggaaccccaaacccagcacaagCTGGATCCTTCCCAACGGCTCTGAAGTGCTGAGTGGCAGTCGCCTGCACAGATTTTACCATAAGAGGGATGGGATCTTACACATCAGCAGCTTATctgctggggatgctgggaCCTACCGCTGTACAGCCAGAAACCAGGGCGGTTATGTGGAACGAGTAGTCTTCCTGAAGGTGGGACTCAGGCCAGAAATTAGCAACCAGTACAACAACCTGGTGAGCATCATCAATGGAGAAACTCTGCAGCTTCACTGCATCACCCAGGCAAACCACCGGGCGCAGATCTCTTGGACACTGCCCAATGGTATGGTTATGGATGCCCCCCAGGCTGTGGGTCGCTTTTCCCTGATGGAGAATGGCTCATTGACAGTGCGTGAGGCTTCTGTATTTGACAGGGGCACTTACCTGTGCAAAGTGTCAACAGAGTATGGCACTTCTGTTATGACTGTGCCTGTCATTGTGATCGCTTATCCTCCTCGGATCACCAGTGAGCCAGCACCTGTCATTTATGCCAGACCTGGAAATTCAGTTAAACTGAACTGCATGGCCATTGGGATTCCCAAAGCAGAAATAACATGGGAGCTTCCAGATAAATCACATCTGACAACAGGAGCTCAATCCCGTCTGTATGGAAACAAATTCCTCCATCCTCAGGGGTCATTAGTCATCCAGCAGTCCACTCAAAGGGATTCAGGCTTCTATAAATGCACTGCTAAAAATATACTAGGCAGTGATTCTAAAACAACCTACATACACATATTCTAA